Proteins encoded within one genomic window of Polaribacter sp. NJDZ03:
- a CDS encoding glycoside hydrolase family 97 protein produces the protein MKIKKTYIAFLLIFSFVSCSSEKVLKIESPNNKIGVSIQTTSGISYMVNFKDSVIINSSKLGYEFKNANPLSKNFIVTDYSITQSNTKWTTAWGEKSVIEDNYNQLLICLQEKDGFKRKLNLYFKVYNDGIGFRYEIPKQKNVDSLLITQELTEFNFVKNHSGWYIPANFESYETLYKNASLNEIESANTPITLETEAGNFISIHEANLTNYAGMTLKKNKAASFSFKSDLAPWPDGVKVKAKTPMVSPWRTIQITDNAKDLVESNLILNLNEPNKIEDVSWVEPMKYIGIWWGMHLGTQTWTLGERHGATTEETKKYIDFADKHKIKGVLVEGWNTGWENWGKKDAFDFVTPYDDFNLKEVTNYATEKNISFIGHVETGGAAQSFENKLEPIFSMYQQLGVKAVKTGYAGGIQTKGQFHHGQFMVNHYREVVKTATKYKIMIDAHEPIKPTGIRRTYPNMMTREGARGMEWNAWSSGNPPEHYTILPFTRGLAGPIDYTPGVFDILYKNAKNRVKWNDLDDGTSRVNTTLAKQLALFVVLYSPMQMASDLIENYENQPAFKFIEDVATDWESSKMINGKIGDYITIVRKDKNSDDWFLGSITDESQRELDIELSFLEENKTYIAQIYADGMNADWKTNPTEIDILKKEVTSKTNLTIKLAGGGGQAIRFSPINK, from the coding sequence ATGAAGATTAAAAAAACTTATATAGCATTCTTGTTAATTTTTTCATTTGTAAGCTGCTCTAGTGAAAAGGTTTTAAAAATTGAATCACCAAATAACAAAATTGGGGTATCAATACAGACGACCAGTGGTATATCTTACATGGTTAATTTTAAAGATTCTGTAATTATAAATTCCTCAAAATTAGGGTACGAATTTAAAAATGCAAATCCTTTATCTAAAAACTTTATAGTAACAGATTATAGCATTACACAATCCAACACCAAATGGACTACAGCTTGGGGAGAAAAAAGTGTAATAGAAGATAATTACAATCAACTATTAATTTGCTTACAAGAAAAAGATGGATTCAAAAGAAAACTGAATCTTTATTTTAAAGTTTACAACGACGGTATTGGGTTTCGCTATGAAATTCCTAAACAAAAAAATGTAGACAGTCTTCTAATTACACAAGAATTAACGGAATTTAATTTCGTGAAAAACCATAGTGGTTGGTATATTCCAGCAAATTTTGAATCATACGAAACACTCTATAAAAATGCATCTTTAAATGAAATTGAGTCAGCAAATACACCAATAACATTAGAAACGGAAGCTGGTAATTTTATAAGTATTCATGAAGCGAATTTAACAAATTATGCAGGCATGACTTTAAAGAAAAATAAAGCGGCCTCATTTTCTTTTAAAAGTGATTTGGCACCGTGGCCAGATGGTGTTAAAGTAAAAGCAAAAACACCAATGGTTTCTCCTTGGCGTACCATTCAAATAACAGACAATGCAAAAGATTTAGTGGAGTCTAATTTAATTTTGAATTTAAATGAACCAAATAAAATTGAAGATGTGTCTTGGGTTGAACCCATGAAGTATATTGGAATTTGGTGGGGAATGCACTTAGGAACACAAACTTGGACTTTAGGTGAAAGACATGGAGCAACAACCGAAGAAACAAAGAAATACATCGATTTTGCAGACAAACATAAAATTAAAGGTGTTTTAGTTGAAGGCTGGAACACAGGTTGGGAAAATTGGGGAAAGAAGGATGCTTTCGATTTTGTAACACCTTACGACGATTTTAATTTGAAAGAAGTTACAAACTATGCAACTGAAAAAAACATTTCATTTATTGGTCATGTTGAAACTGGTGGGGCTGCACAATCTTTTGAAAATAAATTAGAACCTATTTTTTCAATGTATCAACAATTGGGGGTTAAAGCTGTAAAAACGGGTTACGCAGGAGGCATTCAAACAAAAGGTCAATTTCATCATGGGCAGTTTATGGTAAATCATTATAGAGAGGTTGTTAAAACTGCTACTAAATATAAAATTATGATTGATGCTCATGAGCCGATTAAACCCACAGGAATAAGAAGAACCTATCCAAATATGATGACTCGTGAAGGTGCAAGAGGTATGGAATGGAATGCTTGGAGTTCAGGGAATCCACCAGAACATTATACAATTTTGCCTTTTACAAGAGGTTTAGCAGGACCAATAGATTATACACCTGGTGTATTTGATATTTTATATAAAAACGCTAAAAACAGAGTGAAATGGAATGATTTAGATGATGGAACTTCCAGAGTAAATACAACATTAGCAAAGCAATTAGCTTTATTTGTTGTGTTGTATAGCCCAATGCAAATGGCATCTGATTTGATAGAGAATTATGAAAATCAACCTGCTTTTAAATTTATTGAAGATGTTGCTACAGATTGGGAGTCTTCAAAAATGATTAATGGAAAAATAGGAGATTACATAACCATTGTTAGAAAAGATAAAAATAGTGATGATTGGTTTTTAGGAAGCATTACAGATGAGAGCCAAAGAGAATTAGATATAGAGTTAAGTTTTCTTGAAGAGAATAAAACGTACATCGCTCAAATCTATGCCGATGGTATGAATGCCGATTGGAAAACCAATCCGACAGAAATTGATATTCTAAAAAAAGAAGTGACTTCAAAAACCAATCTAACTATAAAATTAGCTGGTGGTGGTGGACAAGCTATCCGATTTTCACCAATAAATAAATAA
- a CDS encoding endonuclease/exonuclease/phosphatase family protein encodes MVGYSYVGVGRDDGKTKGEYSAIFYQKEKFNVLNKGTFWLSETPNKISVGWDASMERICTFALLINKSNNDQFWVFNTHFDHIGNIARVKSAKLIIDKIAEFNTDNLPVLVMGDFNLKPETAPIQLLSNAFNDAKIASESQPFGPIGTFNAFDFNKPVVDRIDYIFTSKEQVKVLEYATLSDSKDGKFPSDHLPVVIKYTLHK; translated from the coding sequence TTGGTAGGTTATTCTTATGTAGGAGTTGGACGAGATGATGGTAAAACCAAAGGTGAGTACAGTGCTATTTTTTATCAGAAAGAAAAATTTAATGTCCTAAATAAAGGTACATTTTGGTTGTCTGAAACACCAAATAAAATTTCGGTTGGTTGGGATGCTTCTATGGAGCGAATTTGTACGTTCGCTCTTTTAATTAATAAGTCTAATAATGATCAGTTTTGGGTTTTTAATACGCATTTTGATCATATTGGTAACATAGCGAGAGTAAAAAGTGCTAAATTAATCATTGATAAAATAGCCGAATTTAACACAGATAATTTACCTGTTCTTGTAATGGGAGATTTTAACTTGAAACCAGAAACAGCACCCATTCAATTATTATCCAATGCCTTTAATGATGCTAAGATAGCAAGTGAATCACAACCTTTTGGGCCTATCGGAACCTTTAATGCTTTTGATTTTAACAAACCAGTTGTAGATAGAATAGATTATATTTTTACAAGTAAAGAACAGGTTAAAGTATTAGAATATGCAACTTTAAGTGATTCTAAAGATGGTAAATTTCCGTCAGATCACCTACCTGTTGTTATTAAGTATACATTACATAAATAA
- a CDS encoding PNGase F N-terminal domain-containing protein: protein MKFKNSITIGLLVLCVNLFAQENITKINVFNKQVLNFGGEKGTDSEAVSLMSGRLVYKKVSIPEFKKGTDVKIKITVRSNGDRWDKSGSCFVVSDPKKLSILSVTEKKNDFPKDSYIDGKYAGFVKGTNYNPVVELMRFMTPFGVGYYSDNKVKYRRPVYIPSWEKQVVWENDITDLESLVTGTFYVGVWIDTWTAEGYEFDLELTYSNRKQQKVSVLPLVNTIPYVGGQQIPDNFAHNNLEQSIHLKKNAKNVKLHYITTGHGGHSGGDEFIKIKNSVFFNNKLVLDTIPWRDDCASFRRFNPTSGVWIRKDSASYIDSKTHSYQVKEIEERIASSDLSRSNWCPGSFVKPMVVNLGDLKAGDHTLKIKIAATPVDGDKLNHWLVSAYLTYE, encoded by the coding sequence ATGAAGTTTAAAAATAGTATAACAATCGGTTTATTAGTGCTTTGTGTTAATTTGTTTGCGCAAGAAAATATTACTAAAATTAATGTATTTAATAAACAAGTTTTAAATTTTGGTGGCGAAAAAGGTACAGACTCAGAGGCAGTAAGCTTAATGAGCGGAAGATTGGTGTATAAAAAAGTAAGCATTCCAGAGTTTAAAAAAGGAACAGACGTAAAAATAAAAATAACTGTACGCTCAAATGGTGATCGTTGGGATAAATCTGGTTCTTGTTTTGTAGTAAGTGATCCAAAAAAACTATCTATACTTTCTGTTACAGAAAAAAAGAATGATTTTCCAAAAGATTCTTATATCGATGGTAAATATGCCGGTTTTGTAAAAGGAACAAATTACAATCCTGTTGTAGAACTAATGCGATTTATGACTCCTTTTGGAGTAGGGTATTACAGCGATAATAAAGTAAAATATAGAAGACCAGTATACATACCAAGTTGGGAAAAACAAGTAGTTTGGGAAAATGACATTACAGATTTAGAGAGTTTAGTAACAGGTACATTTTACGTTGGTGTTTGGATTGATACTTGGACAGCAGAAGGATATGAATTTGACTTAGAACTAACGTACTCTAATAGAAAACAGCAAAAAGTATCTGTATTGCCTTTGGTGAATACAATACCTTATGTAGGCGGACAGCAAATACCAGACAATTTCGCTCATAATAATTTAGAGCAGTCTATACATTTAAAAAAGAATGCAAAAAATGTAAAATTACATTATATTACAACAGGTCATGGAGGGCATAGTGGTGGTGATGAATTTATCAAAATTAAGAATAGTGTGTTTTTTAACAACAAATTGGTTTTAGATACCATTCCTTGGAGAGATGATTGTGCTTCATTTAGAAGATTTAACCCTACTTCTGGCGTTTGGATTAGAAAAGATTCTGCATCTTATATAGATTCTAAAACTCATTCTTATCAAGTTAAAGAAATTGAAGAACGTATTGCTTCATCAGATTTATCTAGATCTAATTGGTGTCCAGGCTCTTTTGTAAAGCCTATGGTTGTTAATTTAGGAGATTTAAAAGCGGGAGATCACACATTAAAAATAAAAATTGCTGCTACACCAGTAGACGGAGATAAATTAAATCATTGGTTAGTTTCTGCATATTTAACATACGAATAA
- a CDS encoding type I restriction-modification system subunit M N-terminal domain-containing protein, with product MNQTNIKQLETELWDAADDLRANSKLTAGEYKDPLLGLVLLRFAQNRYEDAKVEVQNSLPINPRTGKKRAANKDDFAGQGAMFIPEKAKYDYLAGLPEGENIAEAINNAMKLIEAEYPDLAGILPKSYQEFGSSPKVVGFRN from the coding sequence ATGAACCAAACCAATATAAAACAATTAGAAACCGAACTTTGGGACGCAGCCGATGATCTTAGAGCAAACTCTAAATTAACAGCAGGCGAATACAAAGACCCATTATTAGGTTTAGTACTCTTACGTTTTGCACAAAACAGATACGAAGATGCTAAGGTTGAAGTGCAAAACAGCTTACCAATAAATCCGCGTACAGGAAAAAAACGAGCAGCCAATAAAGACGATTTTGCAGGACAAGGCGCTATGTTTATTCCCGAAAAAGCAAAGTATGATTACTTAGCAGGTTTGCCTGAAGGCGAAAACATAGCCGAAGCCATTAACAATGCTATGAAGCTTATTGAAGCCGAATATCCAGATTTAGCGGGTATTTTGCCAAAAAGCTACCAAGAGTTTGGATCAAGTCCAAAAGTTGTGGGATTTAGAAATTAG
- a CDS encoding transposase yields MLFPENTGSYLSIDETAFSNGDLYTIVTNKNANGKKGALLAMIKGTKAEDVIRILNKISLKQRKKVKEVTLDMAANMGLIVKKSFPKAVLVIDRFHVQKLALDALQEIRIKHRWEAIDKDNDAIENARNNSLKYVPKLLPNGDTLKQLLARSRYLLYKSSNKWTNSQQERAEILFKTYPDIEKAYNLCQNLSWIYNQTKDKTVALTRLAKWDENVRQAKFKSFNTIARTMSIHYQNILNYFDNRSTNASAESFNAKIKAFRAQFRGVRNIKFFLFRLSNIYA; encoded by the coding sequence TTGCTTTTTCCTGAAAATACTGGAAGCTATCTTTCCATAGATGAAACAGCATTTTCTAATGGAGATTTATATACTATCGTGACTAATAAAAATGCGAATGGAAAAAAAGGTGCTTTACTGGCCATGATTAAAGGCACTAAAGCAGAAGATGTTATTAGAATCCTTAATAAAATCTCTTTAAAACAACGAAAAAAAGTAAAAGAAGTAACCTTAGACATGGCAGCAAACATGGGGTTAATCGTTAAAAAATCATTTCCAAAAGCAGTACTAGTTATAGATCGATTTCATGTGCAAAAATTAGCTTTAGATGCTTTGCAAGAAATTAGAATTAAACATCGTTGGGAAGCAATAGATAAAGATAACGACGCCATAGAAAATGCTAGAAACAACTCCTTAAAATATGTTCCTAAACTACTACCAAATGGAGATACTCTAAAACAATTATTAGCTAGAAGTAGATACCTATTGTATAAATCTAGTAACAAATGGACTAACTCCCAACAAGAAAGAGCTGAAATACTTTTTAAAACTTATCCAGATATAGAAAAGGCATACAATTTATGTCAAAACTTATCCTGGATTTACAATCAAACAAAAGATAAAACCGTTGCCTTAACTAGACTTGCTAAATGGGATGAAAATGTAAGACAAGCGAAGTTTAAAAGCTTTAATACCATTGCTAGAACAATGTCTATACATTATCAGAATATACTCAACTATTTTGACAATAGAAGTACAAATGCTTCTGCAGAATCGTTTAATGCTAAAATAAAAGCATTTAGAGCACAATTTAGAGGTGTTAGAAACATCAAATTTTTCCTTTTTAGACTCTCAAATATTTATGCCTAA
- a CDS encoding transposase, with translation MDTSIELIKLLLPEILVNYFKLTKHEVKNEELHFYFTELNTIPEEFKTLKLSSKGFFPEATIQDFPIRGKNVFLHVIRRRWIDDNSKKLVIRDWQLVAKGTRITSEFAAFLKQISL, from the coding sequence TTGGATACTTCAATTGAGCTTATTAAATTATTACTACCAGAAATACTTGTTAACTATTTTAAACTTACCAAACACGAAGTTAAAAATGAAGAACTCCATTTCTATTTCACTGAGTTAAACACAATTCCTGAAGAATTTAAAACACTTAAATTAAGCTCTAAAGGATTTTTTCCAGAAGCCACTATTCAAGATTTTCCTATTCGAGGTAAAAACGTTTTTCTACATGTTATTAGAAGGCGTTGGATTGATGATAATTCTAAAAAATTAGTGATAAGAGATTGGCAGTTAGTAGCAAAAGGCACTAGAATTACTAGTGAATTTGCTGCTTTTTTAAAACAAATCAGTCTGTAA
- a CDS encoding class I SAM-dependent DNA methyltransferase — MLIQEGSGGMFVQTAHFIKDHENKSVNEAITVYGTELKSNNTRLAKMNLAIHGIEGKIIEANSFYNNPHHLTGKCDFVMANPPFNVDKIDAKNKFLADDERLPFGAPLTGKGTISNGNYLWMQYFHSYLNETGRAGFVMASSATDAGNAEKLIRQKLIESGDVECIVAISNNFFYTRSLPCHVWFFNKGKKAENKDKVLMIDARNTFKKVSTTINEFSDDQLEGLTAIMDAFRTNEPSLQKEPSLRGTKQSHDANNWLTQHFPKGKIPRHRKLM; from the coding sequence GTGTTGATCCAAGAGGGTTCTGGTGGTATGTTTGTGCAAACCGCTCATTTTATAAAAGACCATGAAAACAAAAGCGTTAACGAGGCGATTACCGTTTATGGTACAGAATTAAAAAGCAACAATACCCGTTTGGCAAAAATGAACCTTGCCATACATGGTATAGAAGGCAAAATTATAGAAGCCAATAGTTTTTATAACAATCCGCATCACTTAACTGGAAAGTGCGATTTTGTCATGGCAAATCCGCCTTTTAATGTCGATAAAATTGATGCGAAAAATAAGTTTCTAGCAGACGACGAACGTTTACCTTTTGGCGCACCACTTACAGGAAAAGGCACCATTAGCAATGGTAACTATTTGTGGATGCAGTATTTTCATAGTTATTTAAATGAAACAGGAAGAGCAGGTTTTGTTATGGCAAGTTCTGCAACCGATGCAGGAAATGCCGAAAAACTAATCCGCCAAAAACTAATTGAGTCTGGTGATGTTGAATGTATTGTAGCTATAAGCAACAATTTCTTTTACACACGAAGTTTACCTTGTCATGTTTGGTTTTTTAACAAAGGAAAAAAAGCAGAAAACAAAGACAAAGTTTTAATGATAGATGCGCGTAACACCTTTAAAAAAGTAAGCACAACTATTAACGAGTTTAGCGACGACCAATTAGAAGGTTTAACTGCTATTATGGATGCTTTTCGCACCAACGAACCGTCATTGCAAAAAGAACCGTCATTGCGAGGCACGAAGCAATCTCATGATGCAAATAACTGGCTAACCCAACATTTCCCAAAAGGGAAAATACCAAGACATAGAAAGCTTATGTAA
- a CDS encoding restriction endonuclease subunit S, whose product MMEGWKQIKLGDVCNINNKNINKNFSFEDITYLDISSVGSGNVDFSNNISKNDAPSRAKRIPIKNDSIIATVRPGNKTYCYLNDFPENTVVSTGFAILSPIEEKIDSRYLYYIVSEDSFTSYLVSVEKGANYPAVSANDIADAKVTIPPIKTQRKIVAILSAYDDLIENNLKRIKLLEEQAQQTYEEWFVRFKFPGYENVEIDVVSGLPFGWEISTLGEFAKTSSGGTPSRKKESEYYENGTIPWVRTGELKNFILIDSEQKITKLGLSKSSAKLFPKKTVLLAMYGNTIGETTFLTFEASTNQACCGFLVKDDIYKSYFLHQFLLNQKEYILNFRMGAAQENISQGIIQGIKFKKPSKDILLEFEKQISPKYDLIEILYNQNQHLKEARDILLPRLMSGLVDPSSSSGQVVESL is encoded by the coding sequence ATGATGGAAGGTTGGAAACAAATTAAGTTAGGAGATGTTTGTAATATTAATAATAAAAATATTAATAAGAATTTTAGTTTTGAAGACATTACGTATTTAGATATTTCATCTGTTGGTTCTGGAAATGTAGATTTTAGTAATAATATTTCTAAAAATGATGCACCATCAAGAGCTAAAAGAATACCAATTAAAAATGATTCAATTATTGCAACTGTAAGACCTGGAAATAAAACTTATTGTTATTTAAATGATTTTCCAGAGAACACAGTAGTTTCAACAGGATTTGCAATATTATCTCCGATTGAAGAAAAGATAGATTCAAGATATTTATATTATATAGTTTCTGAAGATTCTTTTACATCATATTTAGTTTCTGTTGAAAAAGGAGCAAATTATCCAGCTGTAAGTGCAAATGATATTGCTGATGCAAAAGTTACTATTCCACCAATAAAAACCCAACGCAAAATAGTAGCCATTTTATCGGCTTATGATGATTTAATAGAAAACAACCTTAAACGCATCAAATTATTAGAAGAACAAGCACAACAAACCTATGAAGAGTGGTTTGTACGTTTTAAATTTCCTGGTTATGAGAATGTGGAGATTGATGTGGTTAGTGGTTTGCCTTTTGGGTGGGAGATTTCAACTTTAGGAGAGTTTGCAAAAACTTCTTCAGGCGGAACACCAAGTAGAAAAAAGGAATCAGAGTATTATGAAAATGGGACAATTCCTTGGGTAAGAACAGGTGAGCTTAAAAATTTTATCTTGATAGATTCTGAACAGAAGATCACAAAATTAGGTTTGTCAAAATCATCTGCTAAATTATTTCCGAAGAAAACAGTTTTATTAGCTATGTATGGAAATACTATTGGAGAAACTACATTCTTAACTTTTGAAGCTTCTACTAATCAAGCTTGCTGTGGTTTTTTAGTAAAAGATGATATTTATAAATCATACTTTCTACATCAATTTCTGTTAAATCAAAAGGAATATATTTTGAATTTCAGAATGGGAGCTGCTCAAGAAAATATTAGTCAAGGGATAATTCAAGGTATTAAATTCAAAAAACCATCAAAGGATATTTTACTAGAGTTTGAAAAACAAATTTCACCAAAATATGATTTAATTGAAATTCTATACAACCAAAACCAACACTTAAAAGAAGCGCGAGATATTTTGTTACCACGTTTAATGAGTGGTTTGGTGGATCCTTCGTCAAGCTCAGGACAAGTTGTGGAGAGTTTGTAA
- a CDS encoding HNH endonuclease, protein MKEIKTEFDAKLNYGLEKKIVLKGLIIESRGGTKGSDNYRNPEHSLLLAYVLKKIQNAKVSDLEIYVASNSSNYTTTSERKILIDGDFKIDLSKLISFEDFLKDIKKSIKQSGQSKSSTGGNSTKKLLFYSKDFDLEKLFKNSLDVLIDTELNEEDLEYTYQKVKKRLGQSKFRKELLKAYDNTCAVTGCEVLEILEAAHIQPYSGAHTSTVTNGILLRSDIHDLFDSCNYEKSLIHISADFKIEVHSSLKESEYWKYNGKEIQLPKDKSDYPEF, encoded by the coding sequence ATGAAAGAAATTAAAACAGAATTTGATGCGAAACTAAACTATGGTTTAGAGAAAAAGATAGTCCTGAAAGGATTGATTATAGAATCACGTGGAGGAACAAAAGGATCTGATAATTATAGAAACCCAGAACACAGTCTATTATTAGCTTATGTTCTAAAAAAAATACAGAATGCTAAAGTTTCAGATTTAGAAATTTATGTTGCTTCTAATTCTTCAAACTATACAACGACAAGTGAACGCAAAATTTTAATTGATGGTGATTTCAAAATAGATCTAAGTAAATTAATAAGTTTCGAAGATTTCTTAAAGGATATAAAAAAGTCTATAAAGCAATCAGGACAAAGTAAATCTTCTACAGGAGGAAATAGTACTAAAAAGTTATTATTCTATTCTAAGGATTTCGATTTAGAAAAACTATTTAAAAACTCTCTTGATGTTTTAATAGATACTGAATTAAATGAAGAAGATCTAGAATACACTTATCAAAAAGTAAAAAAGCGTTTAGGTCAATCAAAGTTTAGAAAAGAACTTTTAAAGGCTTACGATAATACTTGTGCCGTAACTGGATGTGAAGTTTTAGAAATTTTAGAAGCAGCTCATATTCAACCTTATTCTGGAGCACATACAAGTACAGTAACAAACGGCATTTTATTACGATCAGATATTCACGACTTATTTGATTCTTGTAATTACGAAAAAAGTTTAATTCATATTTCTGCTGACTTTAAGATTGAAGTTCATTCTTCTTTAAAAGAATCGGAATATTGGAAGTATAATGGTAAGGAAATACAATTGCCAAAAGATAAAAGTGATTATCCTGAATTTTAA
- a CDS encoding IS1595 family transposase: protein MDNFEGQDILNFIKELPNDEACKAYLSKIKWQDGFKCSKCGHTKGCEKAGYNYHCYACHHVESATANTLFHKVKFGLQKAFCVAFEMSTNSKSTSSIQMGKRFSIRQGTAWYFMQKVRKAMKSSQKYPLETLIHVDEFTVGGKEEGKQGRSYDTKKKKAVIAVELTDNNKVKRVYIKSINDYSAKSLTPIFEEHISKSAKIITDKWRGYEPLKEVYNIEQIYSNNGANFKQLHVMIMQVKSWLRAIPTHVSKWHIQAYFDEFCFRINRSQFQKSIFHKTIERMVVAKPVYQNQIKQKLNV from the coding sequence ATGGATAATTTTGAAGGTCAAGATATACTAAACTTTATAAAAGAACTACCAAATGATGAAGCCTGTAAAGCTTATTTATCAAAAATAAAATGGCAGGATGGTTTTAAATGTAGTAAATGTGGACATACAAAAGGTTGTGAAAAAGCTGGATATAATTATCACTGTTATGCTTGCCATCATGTAGAAAGTGCTACTGCAAATACACTTTTTCATAAAGTTAAATTTGGATTGCAAAAAGCGTTTTGTGTTGCTTTTGAAATGAGCACAAATAGTAAAAGTACTTCAAGTATTCAAATGGGTAAACGCTTTAGTATTCGTCAAGGAACTGCATGGTATTTTATGCAAAAAGTTCGTAAAGCAATGAAAAGTAGTCAAAAATATCCTCTAGAAACCTTAATTCATGTTGATGAGTTTACTGTTGGAGGAAAAGAAGAAGGAAAACAAGGTAGGAGTTACGATACAAAAAAGAAAAAAGCCGTAATTGCAGTAGAATTAACAGATAACAATAAGGTGAAAAGAGTTTACATTAAATCTATAAACGACTATTCTGCAAAATCATTAACACCAATTTTTGAAGAACACATAAGTAAATCTGCTAAAATAATAACAGATAAATGGAGAGGATATGAACCTTTGAAAGAAGTTTATAACATTGAGCAAATCTATAGTAATAATGGTGCTAACTTTAAACAATTACATGTCATGATTATGCAAGTTAAGTCTTGGCTTAGAGCAATACCAACTCATGTAAGTAAATGGCATATTCAAGCTTATTTTGATGAATTTTGTTTTAGAATTAATAGATCTCAATTTCAGAAAAGTATATTTCATAAAACAATTGAAAGAATGGTAGTTGCCAAACCAGTTTATCAAAATCAAATAAAACAGAAGCTAAACGTATAA